In Kineococcus endophyticus, the DNA window ACGGCCGTCAACCTCGCTGCCGGCTTGGCACGCCGCGGGCATCGCACCTTGCTCGTCGATGTTGACGCCCAGGCCCACGCGACGTTCTGGTTCGTCGACGACCCCGACGACATCGAGGCTGACCTGCAGGACGTCGTCACCGGACGCGTCGCCTTCCGCGAGGCTGTCCGAACTACCCGCATCGAAGGACTGGACCTGCTGCCGGCGACGCTGGCGCTGGCGCAGCTGGAGGTCCAGTTGGTCTCCATGACCAGACGCGAGGACCGCATTGCCCGGGCCCTGGAGCCGGGCCGCGACGCCTACGAGTTCGTCGTGCTCGACCTGGCGCCGAGCCTGTCGCTGGTGAGCCTGGCCGCGCTGGTGGCCGCCGACTCGATCGTGGCGCCGGTCTCGGCGACGAAGCTGGCCGTCTCTGGCCTGGGCGCCTTCCTTGGGTGGACCGACGACTTCCGCCTCGAGGGCGTCATTACCGCTCCTCTGCTCGGCGTGCTGGTAACGATGGTCGACTACCGCACCCGCGTCACCCGTGAGGTTCTCGAGGCCCTTGACGGCTCGGGCCTGCCGTTGTTCGCCACGAATGTCCCCCGGAGGGTCGCCGCTGAAGACCAGGTTGGTGAGCGGCTGGTGACCGGCGATGCCGGATCCAGCGGCGACCTGTCCGCGGCCTACGACGCTTTCATCGAG includes these proteins:
- a CDS encoding ParA family protein — protein: MHTIAIANHKGGVGKTTTAVNLAAGLARRGHRTLLVDVDAQAHATFWFVDDPDDIEADLQDVVTGRVAFREAVRTTRIEGLDLLPATLALAQLEVQLVSMTRREDRIARALEPGRDAYEFVVLDLAPSLSLVSLAALVAADSIVAPVSATKLAVSGLGAFLGWTDDFRLEGVITAPLLGVLVTMVDYRTRVTREVLEALDGSGLPLFATNVPRRVAAEDQVGERLVTGDAGSSGDLSAAYDAFIEEVLTRTTTTCSSSTAGAGEQV